The Rubripirellula tenax genome contains the following window.
AGCAACCGAAGGTAAGTTGCAAGTCAGACTCGCGGGCACGTTGTTAGCCGAAGCAAAGCTTCCGGTTGGTGACGGAGTTGCAGTCGAAATGACGGGTCTGGGTGAGAAGATTGCCTCGCAAATGAGCGACTTGAAGAACGTTGAACTGGAATTGATTGCGATCGATGCCAACAACGTGTCGTACTGCGTCGAGGCCATGTACCATTCGCAAACCCCGGTCAGTAGCGACGATTGCCCGCTTGATCTGACGACCAAGTTTAGTGCTGATCTCGCAGCGGACGGGACTGTCCCGGTTGGATCGACCATGCAAGTCATCGCGGAAATCAAAAACACGATAAAGGTCGGACAGGGGATGGCCGTCGCGATCATCGGGCTGCCCGGCGGAGTCGAGCCGCGAACTGAGAAACTGGATGAATTGAAAACGAAAGGTGAGTTCGACTATTACGAACTACGAGGTCGCGACGTAGTTCTGTACTGGCGAACGATTCCACCGAGTTTCAACAAGTCCATCTCGCTCGACGTCACAGCCACAATCCCTGGCAAGTACACCGGCCCCGCATCACGGGCGTATCTGTACTACACCGCCGAGGAAAAACGATGGACGGAACCACTGACGATCGCAATCAGACGTGCCAGCAACGACTGACGAACAAAAGCTATCGCGGAAACGAGCCAAGTAGCCAAGTAGGGTGCGTGCTTGTCACGCACCACCCACACTTGTTCGCGGGCGGTGTTTGGATGGTGCGTGACAAGCACGCACCCTACCTGAACTTGCCGTGATAGACGATCAGCAATCGATGATGGAGCAAGTGTCAGGATCGCTTCTCAGTTTGCTGAACACAGAACCGTTTCATCGCCTGTCGATCGGGTTCGACGCCGAGTCCAGGGCTGGTCGGCACGGTAGCGAATCCGCCAGAAATCGACACGGATGTAACGAACATCTCATCGCGCATTGGGTTGCAGGCTCTGTCGGACTCCAACAGCGGTTGGGAGATTTCTGCGCGACCAGGTTCGACGTATGTCGTTGCAACGAAATGCGCAGCAGCGGCTAAGTTCAGTTGCGTCCCCCAGCAATGCGGTACGACATTGATCCCGTGCGAAGAAGCAATCGCGCGGATCTTCAGTGCTTCCGTCGGTCCGCCGCAGTAGGCCAAGTCAGGCTGAGCGATCGCAACACCGCCTTTTTCCAACAGATCCTGAAAACCCCAGCGAGTTTGTTCACATTCGCCAGTTGCGATCGCGATGTCCAACTTGTCGGCTAGCTGGCGATGCAGCCCGGCATGCTCCGGTGATAGCGGTTCCTCAAACCATTCGAAGTTGTGTTCATCGAGCACGCGACCGATTTCGATCGCCTGGTGTAGATCGTAGGCGTGGTTCGAGTCGGCCATCAGACGGACCTCGGGATACGCTTTACGCATTGCCCGAATTTGTTGTTTGTCGAAAGCCGGATTCTTGCCGACTTTGATTTTCAACGCGGAAAATCCTTGATCGATGTAGCTTCCAGCTTCGGCAATGATTCGGTCAAGCAATTGCGGTTCGGGTTCCTGGCGGAAATACATTCCCGTGGCATAGCACTGAACGGTGTCGCGAACGCGGCCGCCCATTAGTTCAGACGCGGACACATTCAATCGTTTTCCTTTCAAGTCAAGCAGCGCCATGTCCAGACCCGACATCGCTCCCATCATGACCCCCTTGCGGGCGAAGTCGAGCGTCGCGCGCCAACAATGCTGCCAGGCTGCTTCGTTCTTCAGTGGATCCCAGCCAATTAACAGTGGCGCGTAGACGGAGTCGATTGCAGTCTGGGTGACTTCGGAGGGGCCGTAACACTCTCCCCATCCGCTGACGCCGTCGCCATCAACGACTTCAACCAACAGTTGATTGCGGACATCGTAGTGCCACTGGGAAAAGCCAAAGGACTCCTCCAGCTTGTGCCGTAGGCGATAGGTTCTGATGCATTCGATCATTCTTCAAGCTAGCTATTCGAGTCCGCAAAATCGCAACAAAAGCACTGCCACCAATCCGCCCAGGCTCATGCAAACTGATTGCACCGAATAGGTCCGATACAAAGTACTCGGTGGGACATCGTGCAGCCGACTGAGCAACCAGAAAAAACTGGAGTTTGCGTGAATGATGCAGAGGCTGCCGGCACCGATCAACGCAACCGCAAGTTCTGGTGAAATCCCCAAGGACGGAAGCATCGATACGACGATCGACGAACTGGTTACCATCGATACCGTCAGCGAACCCGTCGCGGTCGTCAATGTTGCCGCCAACAAAAAGGGAAACAGAATCGCCGGCAATTGAACCAGTTGGAACACAGCGGCAATGTCGTCGCCAACTCCGGTCGCCTTGATCACCGCCCCTAAACCACCGCCTGCCGCCGTGATCATCAACACAACGGCCGAATGTTCGATTGAAGTCTCAACCAGCCCACTGAGCTTGGCGAGCCGGGTGCCACGTTTGAGCAAAAAGGTTCCAGCAAAGGCTCCGCACAAAAGTGCGATGGCAGGGATGCTCAGAAATTGAAACACGCCCAGCAAGCCAGTCACGTCCTGCGAGATCACCGTTCCCTCAACGACTTGTTTCGGGATCAGGAACGCTCCCAACGCGATCAGAACCAACGGCAGCAGTATCGGGGCGATGCTCAACAAGAACGAAGCGTTTTCTTTGTCGGAACTGTCGGCCGCTTGTTCGCCATCATGTTCCGACGCAAACTTCTCGCGCAACACGTCGTCATAGGGAAGTCGAACGCGGCCGCAAAAAAGCGTTGCCCACAGAAGTCCGCCCAGGACGGCGAACGCGGCGACAAACACGTTGATCGAAATCACGCGGCCGAGGTCGGCGCCAAGCAGTCCCGCTGTCGCCAGCGGGCCAGGGGTTGGCGGCAACAAAGCATGGCTGGCAGTCAAACCAGCGGTCAACGAGAGGCCGACGACAAGGACGTTACGCTTGCTCTTCACAGCCAGCACTTCGACAATCGGTCGAAGCATGATGTAAGCGATATCGACAAACGCCGGAATCGACACGACATAACCGGTGATCCCCATCGCCAACGGCAGTCGTCTCGGTCCCACCACTTTCATCAGCGTGCGGGCAATCGTCATCGTGCCACCCGACTGGCTCAGCAAACCACCGATCAACGCACCCAGCACAATCACCACGCCGATCGACTTCATCAGTCCGGCAAACCCGTCCAAAAAAGCTTCCACCGTCGCCACGGGGTCAAGTCCGGATACCGGACCGAGCAACAAGCCGCTGATCAGCAGCGCAAGAAAGGGGTGGACGTTGAAACGGGCGATCGCGACAAGCAGCGACGCCAGAACGCCGACAAGTGCGAGTACACGGATGCTTGTGCGACCTGCATCTGTCGCAACGACGGCGGGCTGTTCGGATGTCGTAACCGGTTGGCGAACTCCTTCGGCTACGACCGCCAAATCAGCCTGATCGGGTCTCTGGCCATATGCCGGATGACAAACGGTCGAGCTCAAAAGCACCAGCATGAAGCAAAGCCGGATCACCCCAACGATACTATTCTGTTTCTCACTCCGAATGACGCATGCTCTCACGAAAGCAATTCCTGCAGCGGACCTCGGTGCATCGCTTCATCGATGTTCGGATCAATGCTTCCGAAGTCGTCGCGCGGCGTTCCAGCGGAATGCAGCAGTGTGTTGAAAAGACAATTCATGGTGCGGTGACCGTCAAGGCCGTAGTCGGGATACTGAAGATAACGCCCGCCGCCTTTCAATCCGCCGCGGGAACCGCTAATCACGACCATTGGCCATTCATAGCAACGGCTGTGATGCGTTTCGGCTCCGTCGCTTAGGTAGACGATCGTGGTACGGTCGAGCATGGTTCCATCGCCTTCGGGCACGCCATCGAGTGCTGCCATCGTACGAGCGATCAACTCGAAATGGAATGCTCGGATTTTCTCGGACTCCTCCCATGCGGATTTGTCACCCAGATTGTAAAGCGCGTGGCCGATGATGTGTTTATGGCGATTGATTCCCAGCCCGCTGAAGGTCACGTTCATATTTGGGAAGCCAACCCCCGACGCAATCGTCACGCAGTTGGTAAGACCTCCGATCAGTGAAGCCGTTGCGATCTCGATATGAGCGTCCAGTTTGTCGGTGGCTTCCCTCGACGAAAACTTGTCGCTGGCAACGGGAACCTTCAATTTGTCTCGCACTTCGACCAGTCGCCCTGATCGGGTCCGCAGTGTTTCGAACGATTCCAAATAAGTGTCGATCTTGTCTTTCTCGACACCGTTTAATTCGGCGCGAGCCCGTTTGATATCGCCGCCCATGTGGTCGAGTAGGTGTTGTCGAGCAACGAATTCGCGGCGAGCTGCGCCCTCCGCCGCGCTGCCGAAGAGTCTGCTGAACGCGATCCTGGGATCACAGATCGTTGCCAAGCTTTTGCCGGGAGCCGACGCGGAAATATTGAAATCCACCGAGAGGTCTTGGCGACTGGAAATCCCCAAGACGACGTTGGGAAAGATGCCCGGATATATCTGCCCGAGCAATCCGTCGATGGTTGCGCCGCGCACGTTCCGTCCAAGGTTGGCGTGGTAAGCACCCAGCGTGCCGTGGTTGGACGAATGGCCCCCGGTACACATGCGGCCCGAAAGTCCCTGGATGATCGAGAGCCGATCCCGGTACGCGTCGATCGGGGCCAAACTCGTTGGCAGCTTCAAGTCGCCCAGCGCCGTATCGGAGAATGTCTTGCGGTCTTCCCTTTCAACGAACGGAATCCCTTCGGGGTGTACCTGTTTCGGTGGCAAACTGTTGCCTTCGACAACGAACAGAAATCTCTGCGGCGGCAACTCTCCTTCGGCGGCAGACGCGATTCTCGCAAGCATCGGCCCCAACAGCGGCGCGGACGCACCTAACGAGAGCTTGTTGAGAAAACGGCGGCGATGGATTGGGGGTTTCATAAGAGTAGCCTTAGAGCGTACAGATCAATTTATGTTTTCTGGACTGTTAACGTCTTCGCAGCAAAAATGAATCGGATGTCAACAGTGAAGCGACTAACGCCTTGAAGCTTCCGCCGGATTCGCGGTAGGCCTTGTGAGCATCGATCAATGTTGGAGCGTCGTCGACAGTTTCGTTGCGCCCCATGAAATAGCGAAAGACGTGGCGAGTGAAGACTTGTTCGACGCGCAGCGAATGGGCCATGCGTTGGAGCATTTCGTACGGGTCTTTGACGGGCCCGTCCAGTTGTGGGTCACCGATGTTGATTTCGCCAGTTGTCACGACCGGTCGATCGATTTCCTTGTCGCGCCACGCGCCGAAGTCATCGAACTGTTCCAGCGGCAACCCCAATGGATCCATACGACTGTGACATCGCCAGCAATACTCGTCGCGAGTCACTTTCATCTTCTCGCGGAGCGTCAGATGCGGATCGGTTGGCAGCACAGCATCGACGCCGATCGGAGTGTCGGGAATATGGCCGCCCAGCAGTTTGCTGTAAATCCAATGGCCTCTTTGAATCGCTTGGTTCTTTTCGTTGTCGGAGAACGTCAATAGCCAGACCGGATGAGTCAGAATTCCTGACCGACGGCCAATCGTCGGTTGAACCAGTTTGCCATCGTTGCCCTTCCAGTCGTAGTCGCTCGGGAAACCGAAATCAGGCATGTAATACTCTGTCATCATCTGCGCGAAGAATGGCGACCGTTCGCCACCACCGTAAACAACGAATACCTTGTCTTCGGTGAGCAGACGCTTTAGAACGTCGTGGTCTTCATTGACGATGTGCGAAATCAGTTGGTCGGCGTCCATGATTCGTTGATCAGGCCGTGTGTAATTCGGGTGACTATCGTCCTTAAAGACTTCGACGACGCGCGGATATTCGAAGTACTCCTGAAAGAAGCGAACGAGTCGTTCCTTCGATGACTCCGCATCCAAAAGACGCTTCACCTGCTTCAACACAGCGTCGTTGCTGGAAAGTTCACCCGACTGGATCGCGGCGCGCATCGCTTCGTCGGGACCGGCATCCGTCAGCGCGAACGAGATCGCGTCGGCAACTTCATAGTCGGAAAGTCGAATGCGACCGTGTTGGTCCGGTTCACCTCGTCCCACTTCGTATCGATACACCGCGTCTGGGCGAAGCATGACAGCGGCCAGAACCGTTTTCAGAGCCGTGGTCATCGTACGAGGCGGCAGTATTTGCCCCTTTGCATTTCGTTCTGGTTCAACGGGTTCCGTTTCGGCAGCCCTCAAAGACTGAAGCGTCATTTGTCCAAGTGTCACCAGTTTCGACAACTCTTCCTTGTCAGGTTCACGTCGAACGGCAATCTTGAACTGGAGTTTGATGACGTCCACCCATTGTTGCGGAGTCGGTTCTTCGGCTCCCAGAAAGGCTCGGATCTCCTGGGGCTTCATTCCTTTTCCGTCGTCGCCAACCTGTAACTCAGCGACCTGCAAACAGACGTCAAACAGTAATTCCGTCGTCGCTTCCTCAAAGACATGCTGCGCTGCGTCGTCGCGAAAAGCGGCGGCCGGTGTCATGTACGCGAACGCGGGATGGAGCCCGTTGCCGCCTTCGCGTCCGCCATCCGTGTTCATGAACCTGCTGCGAGTCAAATCGTTTGCATACTGTTTGAAAATATGAGGACTCAGACGCCACAACCGAGATGGCGTTGCAGCACGACGAACTTTCGGTTCCGTGAACAGTGCCTTGTGATCGATCAGGTTTCCGCGTCCGGGATGAGCCGCGCTGGTCTGCAGCATGGCTTGCAGCGTCTGAATCGCAGCGGTCCGTTCTGCCGGCTTTGGCTGCGGTTCGTCCTCAGGTGGCATACTGCCACCTTTAAGAACATCGAGTATCATGATCAGTGATTCGGCATCCGTATTGCCACGATTGGAAATTACCGGGTCGAGGTCGAAATCGCCGCTGGGTTCATCCGTATGATGACACGAGACACAGAACGTCTTTAAAAACGACGGCCGCGTATCGGATCCAGAGCTGGTTACGGGCAGTAGAAACGTGGCAAAGAGAATCGCGGCGGGTCGTTTAAAGGATCGCATGCTGAGTTGTCTCAAGTAACGGAAACGGCCAAGGTGCTTGGTTTTGACATCGCCTTCAAGGATCCCAGTCAAACGTGGATTGTCCTGAAGCGCTCTGCAACGACCTGTAACGCGACAGAAACCATTGTAATACAATACGACTGATGACATCTCCACGGACCTAAGCGAATGGAAACCCCTAAAGTACCGACCAAACGCAATCTCTACGGCCAAGTGCTTGACGACCTCGGCTGTCGGATCATGGCTGGTGAAGTGCAACCGGGCGACCCACTTCCCCAAGAATCGACGCTGTGCGACCAGTTGGGAGTCAGCCGTACCGTTGTCCGGGAAGCCATCAAGTCATTGGCCGCAAAAGGACTGGTGGAATCGCGGGCAAAACGCGGCACGATCGTGTGTCCTCGGGGCTCCTGGAATTATCTCGATAGCGACGTGTTGGGTTGGCAAGCGACCGCGCACGTCGACGGCCGCCACCTCTTTCATCTGATGGAGCTGCGTCGGACCGTCGAACCCGCGGCGGCTCGTATTGCGGCTGAGCGTGCTACCGACGAAAAACGACGACTGATCACCGAGGCCTACGAGGCCATGGTTGAGACAGCGGAAGACGTCGACCATTTCCTAGCCTCTGACATTCGCTTTCACGTCGAGATTCTGCACGCGACCGAAAACCCGTTCTTCTCACCGATCGCGAACGTCATCAGCACTTCGCTGGAATCGAGTCTGAGATTGACGAACCGACAACCGGACCAGAACCGCACTTCGCTGCCGGCTCACCAGAAGGTCATGAACGCCATCTGCGCGGGCAAGCCAGCGCGGGCGGAAGCAGCGATGCGATCCTTGCTGCACGAGGCAGCGGACCGGATCGACGTTGCACTAAGCTAAAAGCAACAGACACTCGCGATGCAACGAGTGGCGATTAACGCCACAGAAACTTGAGGAAGATCGGAAGGCTACTTTTTTCCTGTCATGTCTTCCGCGGCCGCTTCTGCCATCGCCGCTTCTTCCGCTGCAACCATTGCTTTGTATTCAGCGATTTCATCCTGCGATGCGGAATCCTTCACATCTGTTGGACCTGCCGAGTCGCAGCCGGCCACAGCAAAAACCGAGCACATCAAGATCGCCATCAAACTGAACTTCATTGCATTTTTCCATAACCGCCGCGTTGAATCTGCACACACCGAACGGCGGATCGATATGTGATTGAAAGTTCATGCAAATAGGGCTCCGCCCGATACCCGGACGAAGCCCTTAAAATCGATCCCCTAAGCTTACTACAGCTCTTCTTCGATTACTTCTTTAACCGCACGCGTGCCGAGCGATCCCCAAAGTCCGTATGGGCTTTGGGCGCCAGGATTATTTCCGTTGCTGATCGCCCGAGCGGTTTGGTCGCCAGCCTCGATCGAATCGGTGATGAACTTGACCGCACCGTCACCCATCAGGACGTGAGTCCCGCCCTGGTGACGACTGGAAGTCGAGTAGTAACCGTTCCCACCCGCGTTTTGCTGTGTGCAAATCTCATCGTTGGGCGGATAGACCGTGTTGAATCCCGAGTTGCACGGCAAATAAGATGCCCAGCGATATCCACGACCCTGTGTCGCACCCACAAAACCAGGTGCAGTCGTTGGATCCCAAAACTGAGGCCGCAACGGATCGATCCACTGCTCACAAGCGTGAGTTGGCGGCGATGGTGCAGTCGCGATATTGAACCAGGGGTGGTTGACGACCTGGGTGCGAGTGTCGTTGTCACCCAAGTCCGTCGTGATCTCACCGGCAGCAATCGTATTGGAAAGTCCATCCAAGACATCGCGAAAGCGTGTTGATTTGTGTGCGACAAAAACGCCTCGGCAAGCACCGCGAGCACTCAAGACATAATTGGTCAGGGTACCTGCCGCGATGCCATGAACAGGATCATGAGGATTTGCTTGCGACCCCCAGCCCCAGTCTCCGATTACAAGCGCAACCGGCGAGTCGCCCTGGCAGGCGGCGTAATTGGTTCGTCCCAATGACGGCAAGCCAGTTCCGGGGTCGCTTGGGCATCGAAGCGTTGGCAAAGTGGTTGCCCAAGGCTTGTAGTCGATGTTTTCGTGCGTCGGCCCCATTGGCGGAAAGTCAGCACCGCCGGTCGGCACGATGGTGATCATGTTGTCGCCGTCGCCTTCATAGGGATTGCTAATCTGCTCCCACGTCGCTTGGGCTTCGAAGAACGGCGTAAGCCCGACCAACCAACTTTGCATCATCAAGTTGCTATCGGTTCGACTGACCCACCAATTGATGCCCGACAAATTACCCGGCAACGTCCCGCCACCCTGCATGGGCAGTTGCTTGTAGGCACTTTCGTAGTTGTGCATCGCCAAGCCAATTTGCTTGAAGTTGTTGCTGCAACTCATACGCCGTGCAGCTTCACGAGCGGCCTGAACGGCCGGCAACAACAGACCGACGAGCACACCGATAATGGCGATAACAACGAGCAATTCCACCAGCGTGAATCCATCACGACGACGTTGGGTGGACGGATCCACCGACCTTTTCAGATTCATAAGAACACTCCAAAAGAGACAAAACAGTAATCCGCCATGTAAGCGGATTGATTTGTCATACAATATCGCAAGCCGATCGACGCGAAAACGGGAAAACTTGCGAAAATCCAAAACTTTTGCAAGCGAGTCGAGGTCGCTGGAGACAGAAGGGACCGGATCGGGGTGGAAACGCACTCGACCTTGGGATTCCCAGTCTTTACCAATAGACTTGCTCGGATGCCATCGCCATGGCTGTGACCATCGAAAATAACTGAGCCAATCGGCTTTCGCATAGGATGTGGCTTGGCCGCCGAGTGTTTGGTCGATTGTCCGCGAATTGTCGATCGCCTTGAACGCTGCTGCGGCAATCCAGGCGGGGCGATGACAACGACTGCGAGTTCGGAGCCAGCGGGGATTCGCAGCCAAGTACGCGTTCCAACGAGCATGGAAAAGACCGATGGTTGAAGTGAACGCCGGTAAATGGTTTGACTCGGTCGCGACAGACCAGCAACCGATCGCTGATCGTCTGCGTCAGCTCGTCTTTGCAACGGTGCCCTGCGCTGTTGAAGAGATCAAATGGAGCCGACCGTGCTACAAAGTTGGCGGCAAGCTTTTCTGCTATCTGCAAACCGCTAAGTCTCACGTCACACTTGGGTTCCAAAACGGAACGTCGCTGGACGATCCATACGGCTTGTTGGAAGGGACGGGCAAAGACATGCGACACACCAAGATTCGATCCAGTGCCGAGATCAATGAAGTGGCGTTGTTGGAACAGGCTGCGAGGTGACGAAGGCTGGAATGGGATCGATCGCCCGCTGCTTCAACCTTGGATTAACGATGCGACCACGACAACGTAAGCATCACGTGATCAACAACTGACGTAGTGCAACTCGCCAAGAGTTTCGTTCAACGGAATTGTTTTGCTGCCACGAATCGCACGAATGGACACGAATCAGTGCAAGTCCATTCGTGAAGTTTCGTATTATTCGTGGCAAAAGTCTGGCTAAGTCGACCAACCGTTAGCGACTTCCGCGACACGTAAACTCGTCAGTTGTTGTTCACGAGATGCTAAGCCTGTCCGATTCCTAGTAGAACAGATCAAAGCCAAGTAGGGTGCGTGCTTGTCACGCACCACCCACACTTGTTCGCGGGTGGTGTTTGGATGGTGCGTGACAAGCACGCACCCTACCTGAATTTTCAGCTAAGTCACACGTCACAATCGGATTCCAAAATGGCGCGTCACTGGACGATCCACACGGCTTGCTGGAAGGAACGGGCAAAGACATGCGACACACCAAGATTCGATCCGATGCCGAGATCGACGAACCGGTTTTGGTGGCGTTGCTGGAACAGGCCGTGACATGACGAAGGCTGGGTGCAATCGTTCGCCCATCCGTCGCCGCAACCACGAATCAACCACGAGGCCTGGCCCGCTTGACCACAGGTACGTGTCCGACGGACATAACGCATCATCGCGTCAACAGTCGCCGTTCTCGCTGGGTCAATTGGACGCCGAACATTTCTAGATAGCGATCGGTTTCGTTGACGAAGATGACTTCGGCGTCTTGGTTGTCGTAACGGAAACGTTCTAGCGGTGGCGGTTGGATGGGACGCAGCGAATAGAGTTCGATCAGGGTGATCAATCGCCCGTTGTTCGTTGTCGTCTTGGACGGTTGACTTGCGTTGACGACGGTGACGGGATCGCTTCGAAATTCGATGTGGATCGGCAACCACTGACCAAAGCCCGTTTCGGGATCGTTCGTGGCCGCGACGGCGATGCGAACGCCGGTCGGGTAGAGTTCGGGCCATTTGTCGACGTTGGCCTGCATCATGACTTCGTCGCGTCGCGATTGACGTAGCGTTCCCGAGATCACCCAAACGGACGTGCCTTCGAGCTTGTAGCTGGCGGCCGACAGGACGTGGTCGCGCCGTATCGAGGTCAGCATCTCGGTCCAACCGCCCACTTTCAATCGCGGTGATATCGAGTCTCGATCGGGTGTTTCGTGTACCCATTCATTCAGGCGGCCGACATCGACGCGGCGCAGCGAGACTTCGTCGGCTATTTCAGTGCGCGTCCACGCTAGGCGTCCGTCGCTGATTTGTTGAAAGCGATGTTTTCCGTCGCCGTCGTGCATGGTGACTTGCAGATTGAACCGTCCGGTTCCACCGCCGGCTTGTTCGTAAGTTCCAACGCCGACGACTTCGCGGCCAGCCGACCAGACGGTTTCGCGAACCTTGGCGTCAAAGGCCGGACCGTCGACAAGGTAACGAACGACTTGGTCGATCAACGCGACCGCCTCGGGCTGTGACGTTTGCGACGTTGTCGGATCGACTTGCGGGGGCGGATCGGCGAAAGATTTCGATGCAATGATTGGCGCGCAACACATCACCGTGATGACCGTCGCGACGGTGCAAAACCGTTTCACGGGCGTGAAACGCGAAATAAGTATGTAAGGATCAATCTTCATGGGCCGGTTGTGACGGTTTTCTCAAAGATGCGGCCTGTAACAAGCCGATGACCAATTACGAAGCCGGAATGACCGCACTTCACGCAAATGGATGGCTCAAGGCGGATCGTAGGTTTTCGCAACCGGGTAAGTCCAGCCAGAAACCGTAACCGACTGTCCGGTCTGAGACTGTCACTTAAGCAACCACGTGAAAGATAACCCAAGGAACGGGGGAAACGATGAAACGAATCGTCACTCAAATGTCGCTATTGGCGGCCACGGCGATGATCGCCACCGGGTGTGTGCCGGTTCGCCACAACCTGCCACCCGAACAACGCATGCTTGAACCGGGCCCCGGTGTCGGTGGCCCTGGCCCCGGCGTCATGGGTGCTCCACCGTTCGGCGGACAAATGATGGGTGGCATGGGCGGACCAATGGGAACGCCGATGATGGGCGGACCTGGAATGCAGGGACCGATGCTCGGCCCCGGAATGATGGGTGCCGGAAACGGCTACATGCCTCCGGGTGCCATCGGCGCCGCAGGCCCCGACGTGATGCGAAGTGCGCCACTGATGGGAACTTCGGCCTCGACCGGTTCCGGTAACGTTGGCCTGGTCAACTACTCCTGCGGTAACGCCGGTTGTGGATGTGGCGGCGGCGCAGGCGGTTGCTTGGGTGGTGGAGCCGGCGAAGGATCGATGATCCCTGCGGGCGGCGGCTATTCGATGGGCGACGGCAGCATGATGGCCGCGATCCCGTCGACAGTCCAAATCACGCTCGGTCAACCCGACGGTATGTACGTTCGCTACGACGCAACGGGCGCCGGAATGTTCGACAGCGAACCGTTGGTTGTGCCGGCACGACAAAACTTTCCGCAAGGCGGACTGTATCGGTTGAAGCTGACCAACATTCCTTCACGGGAAGGCGTCGAGCTTTATCCGACCGTCGAATTGGCGTACTCGAATCCTCGCACCGGAGCCTACTTGGCTCACAATTCGGTGCCGATTCAGTTCACCGAAGAGGACTTCGATCAAGTCTTGACGGGTAACTTTGTCACCAAGGTGATCTACCTACCGGATCCAGATTTCCAAGGCCCGGCACTTGCTGGCATCGACACGCTGGTCAGCACTCGACTTGATCCGGGAATCGACCCGATCGTCGAAGCCGACCGTCGCGGTTCGATCCTGGCGATCATTCGCTTGGGCGACAAGGACATCGAGATGTCGGGAGCCGGTGGAATTGGCGGAGGGCTGGGGGCAGCCGGTATGTATGCACCGCCGATCGCGGGACTACCAGCACCTTTCGCTCCGGCGATGACCGAAGGTTGTGGCAGCGGCACTTGTGGAATGGGCGGCATGGGCGGCGGCGGAAGTGCCGGTTGTTCAGCGATGCCTGTCTCGTTGCCCGGAATGGTAGCGGGAGCCACGGCACCTCAGTACGGCATGCCAATCACTGGTACGCCGATCGGGTTGCCCGGACCGCCGCACATCCCATTGGGACATCCGGCGGGCTTGAAGAAGCACGTCATTCGCAACCACACGCCGATGAACATTCCGCGTCCGGTTGAGAAGGTCAAGATCAACGTTCGGCAACAGCCTGGTA
Protein-coding sequences here:
- a CDS encoding FadR/GntR family transcriptional regulator, which codes for METPKVPTKRNLYGQVLDDLGCRIMAGEVQPGDPLPQESTLCDQLGVSRTVVREAIKSLAAKGLVESRAKRGTIVCPRGSWNYLDSDVLGWQATAHVDGRHLFHLMELRRTVEPAAARIAAERATDEKRRLITEAYEAMVETAEDVDHFLASDIRFHVEILHATENPFFSPIANVISTSLESSLRLTNRQPDQNRTSLPAHQKVMNAICAGKPARAEAAMRSLLHEAADRIDVALS
- a CDS encoding DUF1801 domain-containing protein, which encodes MVEVNAGKWFDSVATDQQPIADRLRQLVFATVPCAVEEIKWSRPCYKVGGKLFCYLQTAKSHVTLGFQNGTSLDDPYGLLEGTGKDMRHTKIRSSAEINEVALLEQAAR
- a CDS encoding DUF1559 domain-containing protein: MNLKRSVDPSTQRRRDGFTLVELLVVIAIIGVLVGLLLPAVQAAREAARRMSCSNNFKQIGLAMHNYESAYKQLPMQGGGTLPGNLSGINWWVSRTDSNLMMQSWLVGLTPFFEAQATWEQISNPYEGDGDNMITIVPTGGADFPPMGPTHENIDYKPWATTLPTLRCPSDPGTGLPSLGRTNYAACQGDSPVALVIGDWGWGSQANPHDPVHGIAAGTLTNYVLSARGACRGVFVAHKSTRFRDVLDGLSNTIAAGEITTDLGDNDTRTQVVNHPWFNIATAPSPPTHACEQWIDPLRPQFWDPTTAPGFVGATQGRGYRWASYLPCNSGFNTVYPPNDEICTQQNAGGNGYYSTSSRHQGGTHVLMGDGAVKFITDSIEAGDQTARAISNGNNPGAQSPYGLWGSLGTRAVKEVIEEEL